Proteins from one Azospirillum brasilense genomic window:
- a CDS encoding NADP-dependent malic enzyme yields MSGDFDAMALEYHRNPKPGKLAIVATKPMANQRDLALAYSPGVAAASSAIAADPSQAAELTARANLVAVVTNGTAVLGLGDIGPMAAKPVMEGKAVLFKKFAGIDCFDLELNEKDVDGLVDTIVRLEPTFGAINLEDIAAPACFEVERRCRERMKIPVFHDDQHGTAIVVGAAVLNGLKLVGKDISTVKVVSTGGGAAGIACLDLMLSLGVKRENVWLVDRIGVVHKGRNEEMNPYKDAYAQDTDARVLNDVIDGADIFLGLSGAKVLKPEMLARMADKPLVLALANPEPEIMPDLARQARPDAIIATGRSDFPNQVNNVLCFPFIFRGALDVGATTVNEEMKIAATHAMASLAQAEPSDVVAAAYVGENLRFGPDYILPKPFDPRLVIEVSSAVAKAAMESGVATRPIADFRAYRDSLGQYVFRSGLVMKPVITKAKAAPKRIVYAEGEEPRVLRCAQVVVDDGIAHPVLLGRADVIERTIADMGLRIRIGKDVEVIEAGRDLRCHNYAEVYRQLMGRRGVSPANALNVVRSQPTVFGALMVRRGEADGMVCGTSGRYGDHFNHVMDVIGLRKGVKVAGAMNGLISQKGTHFICDTYVNPDPTAEQVAEIARLAAEEVKRFGIEPKVALLSHSNFGSADTPSARKMRLAYQLIAEENPDLEVDGEMHADAALSEVLRKGVLPDSRLKGEANLLVMPTLDAANIAFNMLKIMADAQNVGPMLLGAARPVHIVTPSVTTRGLVNMTAVAVVDAQLAAPVNAAPRPPALQDGED; encoded by the coding sequence ATGTCCGGCGACTTCGACGCGATGGCGCTTGAGTACCACCGGAATCCAAAGCCCGGTAAGCTGGCGATCGTCGCCACCAAGCCCATGGCCAACCAGCGCGACCTCGCGCTGGCCTACTCGCCGGGCGTGGCCGCGGCGTCCAGCGCCATCGCCGCCGACCCGTCCCAGGCGGCGGAGCTGACGGCCCGCGCCAACCTCGTGGCGGTCGTCACCAACGGCACGGCGGTGCTGGGCCTGGGCGACATCGGCCCGATGGCCGCCAAGCCGGTCATGGAGGGCAAGGCCGTCCTCTTCAAGAAGTTCGCCGGCATCGACTGCTTCGACCTGGAGCTGAACGAAAAGGACGTCGACGGTCTGGTCGACACCATCGTCCGCCTGGAGCCGACCTTCGGCGCCATCAATCTGGAAGACATCGCCGCCCCCGCCTGCTTCGAGGTGGAGCGCCGCTGCCGCGAGCGGATGAAGATCCCGGTCTTCCACGACGACCAGCACGGCACCGCCATCGTGGTGGGTGCGGCCGTCCTCAACGGGCTGAAGCTGGTCGGCAAGGACATCTCCACCGTCAAGGTCGTCTCCACCGGCGGCGGGGCGGCGGGCATCGCCTGCCTGGACCTGATGCTCAGTCTGGGCGTCAAGCGCGAGAATGTCTGGCTGGTCGACCGCATCGGCGTGGTCCACAAGGGCCGCAACGAGGAGATGAATCCCTACAAGGACGCCTACGCGCAGGACACCGACGCCCGCGTGCTGAACGACGTCATCGACGGGGCGGACATCTTCCTTGGCCTGTCGGGCGCCAAGGTGCTGAAGCCGGAGATGTTGGCCCGCATGGCCGACAAGCCGCTGGTGCTGGCGCTGGCCAACCCGGAGCCGGAGATCATGCCGGACCTCGCCCGGCAGGCCCGCCCCGACGCCATCATCGCCACCGGCCGCTCGGACTTCCCCAATCAGGTCAACAACGTCCTCTGCTTCCCCTTCATCTTCCGCGGCGCGCTGGACGTCGGGGCGACGACGGTGAACGAGGAGATGAAGATCGCCGCCACCCACGCCATGGCCAGCCTCGCCCAGGCCGAGCCGTCGGACGTGGTGGCCGCCGCCTATGTCGGCGAGAATCTGCGCTTCGGCCCGGACTACATCCTGCCCAAGCCCTTCGACCCGCGTCTGGTGATCGAGGTGTCCTCGGCGGTCGCCAAGGCCGCCATGGAGTCGGGCGTGGCGACGCGGCCGATCGCCGATTTCCGCGCCTACCGCGACAGCCTCGGCCAGTATGTCTTCCGCTCCGGCCTCGTCATGAAGCCGGTCATCACCAAGGCAAAGGCGGCGCCCAAGCGCATCGTCTATGCCGAGGGCGAGGAGCCGCGCGTCCTGCGCTGCGCCCAGGTGGTGGTGGACGACGGCATCGCCCATCCGGTCCTGCTCGGCCGCGCCGACGTGATCGAGCGGACGATCGCCGACATGGGCCTGCGCATCCGCATCGGCAAGGACGTCGAGGTGATCGAGGCCGGCCGTGACCTGCGCTGCCACAACTACGCCGAGGTTTACCGGCAGCTGATGGGCCGCCGCGGCGTGTCGCCGGCCAACGCGCTGAACGTCGTGCGCAGCCAGCCGACCGTGTTCGGCGCGCTGATGGTCCGCCGGGGCGAGGCCGACGGCATGGTCTGCGGCACTTCGGGCCGCTACGGCGACCACTTCAACCACGTCATGGACGTGATCGGTCTGCGCAAGGGCGTGAAGGTCGCCGGCGCCATGAACGGGCTGATCTCGCAGAAGGGCACGCACTTCATCTGCGACACCTACGTCAACCCCGACCCGACCGCCGAGCAGGTGGCCGAGATCGCCCGGCTGGCGGCGGAGGAGGTGAAGCGCTTCGGCATCGAGCCGAAGGTGGCGCTGCTCTCCCACTCCAACTTCGGCAGCGCCGACACCCCGTCGGCCCGCAAGATGCGGCTGGCCTACCAGCTCATCGCCGAAGAGAATCCCGACCTGGAGGTGGACGGCGAGATGCACGCCGACGCCGCCCTGTCGGAGGTGCTGCGCAAGGGCGTGCTGCCCGACAGCCGCCTGAAGGGCGAGGCGAACCTGCTGGTCATGCCGACGCTGGACGCCGCCAACATCGCCTTCAACATGCTGAAGATCATGGCCGACGCGCAGAATGTCGGGCCGATGCTGCTGGGCGCCGCGCGCCCGGTGCACATCGTCACCCCGTCGGTGACCACGCGCGGTCTGGTCAACATGACGGCGGTGGCGGTGGTCGACGCCCAGCTCGCCGCCCCGGTCAACGCCGCCCCGCGTCCCCCGGCGCTGCAGGACGGCGAGGACTGA
- a CDS encoding sensor histidine kinase encodes MPLLFARPRRVMLAVLVVGMPLAAAVAAGLAADNAGESLREQGSAQLSLYESNLRTELERHAAVPMVLAHDREVADLLRDPSPERVDHLNRKLEAIAATLKASALYVMNGTGTTVAASNWNASPSFVGQNFSYRPYFQSAMERGEGHHFALGTTSLVPGYYTAQRVVAENRTEDRPAGVVVLKVGFQELERAWSHGQEKVLVSDRDGVVFITNVEAWRYNALPRRLPVTLPAAAVPATEEIPTLPWAFGGASDRITLREGNAERRYLLQSAAVPGGDWTIHALTSLAPVATRAQQAGLLAAAVVALAALTGHALAQRRLNLVERLALQEEARAELERRVAAATAELRATENELTQAAKLAALGQMSAAMAHEINQPLAAIRSFADNAVVLLERGRPDSVRDNLAEIADLTDRMAAITRSLKGFARRASGTLGAVSAAAAVGQALALLEARLRRESVTVDTDLPPGPLLVTGEDVRLQQVLVNLIGNAADAMRASPHRHVRIALVAEGEEAVLTVRDSGPGIAEADLPRIFVPFFTTKDAGDGLGLGLSISHGIVEDFGGSLTAANHPEGGALFTVRLKRRDTQT; translated from the coding sequence ATGCCCCTGCTGTTCGCCCGTCCGCGGAGGGTGATGCTGGCCGTGCTGGTCGTCGGCATGCCGCTGGCTGCGGCTGTGGCGGCGGGCTTGGCGGCGGACAACGCCGGCGAATCCTTGCGCGAGCAGGGGTCGGCGCAGCTGTCGCTCTACGAATCCAACCTGCGGACGGAGCTGGAGCGCCACGCCGCCGTGCCTATGGTGCTCGCCCACGACCGCGAGGTCGCCGACTTGCTGCGCGACCCCAGCCCGGAGCGGGTAGACCACCTGAACCGCAAGCTGGAGGCCATCGCGGCGACGCTGAAGGCGTCCGCCCTCTATGTGATGAACGGGACAGGCACCACCGTCGCGGCCAGCAACTGGAACGCCTCGCCCAGCTTCGTCGGGCAGAATTTCAGCTACCGCCCCTATTTCCAGTCGGCCATGGAGCGGGGGGAGGGGCATCATTTCGCGCTCGGCACCACCTCGCTCGTCCCCGGCTACTACACGGCCCAGCGGGTGGTGGCGGAAAACCGCACAGAGGACCGGCCGGCCGGCGTCGTGGTCCTGAAGGTCGGTTTCCAGGAGTTGGAGCGCGCCTGGTCGCACGGCCAGGAGAAGGTGCTGGTCTCCGACCGCGACGGCGTCGTCTTCATCACCAACGTGGAGGCTTGGCGCTACAACGCCCTGCCCCGCCGCCTGCCGGTCACGCTGCCCGCGGCGGCGGTCCCGGCGACCGAGGAGATCCCCACCCTGCCCTGGGCCTTCGGCGGGGCGTCCGACCGCATCACGCTGCGGGAGGGCAACGCGGAGCGGCGCTACCTCCTGCAATCCGCGGCGGTGCCCGGCGGCGACTGGACGATCCACGCCCTGACCAGCCTCGCCCCGGTCGCCACCCGCGCCCAGCAGGCCGGGCTGCTCGCCGCCGCGGTGGTGGCGCTGGCCGCCCTGACCGGCCACGCGCTGGCCCAGCGCCGCCTGAACCTCGTGGAGCGGCTGGCCCTGCAGGAGGAGGCGCGGGCCGAGCTGGAGCGCCGCGTGGCCGCCGCCACGGCGGAGCTGCGCGCCACCGAGAACGAGCTGACCCAGGCGGCGAAGCTGGCGGCGCTGGGCCAGATGTCGGCGGCCATGGCCCACGAGATCAACCAGCCGCTCGCCGCCATCCGCAGCTTCGCCGACAACGCGGTGGTTCTGCTGGAGCGCGGGCGGCCGGACTCGGTGCGCGACAATCTGGCGGAGATCGCCGACCTGACCGACCGCATGGCCGCCATCACCCGCAGCCTGAAGGGCTTCGCCCGGCGCGCCTCGGGCACGCTGGGCGCCGTCTCCGCCGCCGCCGCCGTCGGGCAGGCGCTGGCCCTGCTGGAGGCCCGGCTGCGCCGCGAGTCCGTGACGGTGGACACCGACCTGCCGCCCGGCCCCCTGCTGGTCACCGGCGAGGACGTGCGGTTGCAGCAGGTGCTGGTCAACCTGATCGGCAACGCCGCCGACGCCATGCGCGCCTCCCCCCACCGCCACGTCCGCATCGCCCTGGTCGCGGAGGGGGAGGAGGCGGTGCTGACCGTCCGCGACAGCGGCCCCGGCATCGCCGAGGCCGACCTGCCGCGCATCTTCGTGCCCTTCTTCACGACCAAGGACGCGGGCGACGGGCTCGGCCTCGGCCTGTCGATCAGCCATGGCATCGTCGAGGATTTCGGCGGCAGCCTGACCGCCGCCAACCACCCGGAGGGCGGCGCCCTCTTCACTGTCCGCCTCAAGCGCAGGGATACCCAGACATGA
- a CDS encoding intermembrane transport protein PqiB produces MTEPNSTLEPASPVIRRRRGLPLIWLVPLIAALVGGWLAWRTLNERGPTITITFDTAEGLEPGKTRVRYRDVDVGTVQGVAVSPDLANVIVSVRMVKGAASYLNDRTSFWVVKPRLGFGGVSGLGTLISGAYIGMDPGTGNGEALSAFRGLEEPPLIRSSSPGRRFALRADRLGGLGPGAPIYYRGIQVGEVVGYEFSQDWQSLTIPVFIHAPYDRIVRPNTRFWNASGLSVSIGPEGPTVALESLQSLATGGVSFETPGLGGPGDNGEIAAEGTDFPLYESRNAASDARFTRRVPFLVHFDGSVRGLHPGSAVEFRGIRVGEVTDIRLDVDPVTGEARIPVTLNIEPERLGSDLPAAHDTDTAYARMKTLVEQGLRAQLRTGNLLTGELIVTLDLFPDAPKETLVRGGPYPELPSQPNVLDTATKTATDLMNELARAPIAETVVELRSTIQKAGALIGSPEIAQAVGSLSRSLAELEKTTQALGSEGEPTIRALRDVAENTSKLVRQAEKTLSSADGLVNSSRPAVSDLQGLVRELTAAARSIRGLTDYLERHPEALIRGKRG; encoded by the coding sequence ATGACTGAACCGAACTCCACGTTGGAGCCGGCCAGCCCGGTCATCCGCCGCCGCCGCGGCCTGCCGCTGATCTGGCTGGTGCCGCTGATCGCCGCGCTGGTCGGCGGCTGGCTGGCCTGGAGGACGCTGAACGAGCGCGGCCCGACCATCACCATCACCTTCGACACGGCGGAGGGGCTGGAACCGGGCAAGACTCGCGTGCGCTACCGCGACGTGGATGTCGGGACGGTACAGGGGGTGGCGGTCTCGCCCGATCTTGCGAACGTCATCGTCTCCGTGCGCATGGTGAAGGGCGCCGCCTCCTACCTCAACGACCGGACGAGCTTCTGGGTGGTCAAGCCGCGGCTGGGCTTCGGCGGCGTGTCGGGCCTCGGCACGCTGATCTCCGGCGCCTACATCGGCATGGATCCGGGAACCGGCAACGGCGAGGCGCTCAGCGCCTTCCGCGGGCTGGAGGAGCCGCCGCTGATCCGTTCCAGCTCGCCGGGGCGGCGCTTCGCGCTGCGCGCCGACCGGCTGGGCGGGCTGGGGCCGGGGGCACCGATCTACTACCGCGGGATCCAGGTCGGCGAGGTGGTCGGCTATGAATTCTCCCAGGACTGGCAGTCGCTGACCATCCCGGTCTTCATCCACGCGCCCTACGACCGGATCGTCCGACCCAACACCCGCTTCTGGAACGCCAGCGGCCTGTCGGTGTCCATCGGGCCCGAGGGGCCGACGGTGGCGCTGGAATCGCTCCAGTCGCTGGCGACCGGCGGCGTGTCCTTCGAGACTCCCGGCCTCGGCGGCCCCGGCGACAACGGCGAGATCGCGGCGGAGGGCACCGACTTCCCCCTCTATGAGAGCCGCAACGCCGCCAGCGATGCCCGCTTCACCCGGCGGGTGCCCTTCCTGGTGCATTTCGATGGGTCGGTGCGCGGGCTGCATCCGGGGTCCGCTGTGGAATTCCGCGGCATCCGGGTGGGCGAGGTGACCGACATTCGCCTCGACGTGGACCCGGTGACCGGCGAGGCCCGCATTCCGGTCACCCTGAACATCGAGCCGGAGCGGCTGGGCAGCGACCTGCCGGCGGCGCATGACACTGACACCGCCTATGCCCGCATGAAGACGCTGGTGGAGCAGGGGCTGCGGGCGCAGCTGCGCACCGGCAACCTGTTGACAGGCGAGTTGATCGTGACGCTCGACCTGTTCCCGGACGCGCCGAAGGAAACACTGGTCCGCGGCGGTCCCTACCCGGAACTGCCCTCCCAGCCGAACGTGCTCGACACGGCGACCAAGACCGCCACCGACCTGATGAACGAACTGGCCCGTGCGCCCATCGCGGAAACAGTGGTGGAACTGCGCTCGACCATCCAGAAGGCCGGCGCCCTGATCGGCTCACCGGAGATCGCGCAGGCCGTCGGTTCGCTCAGCCGGTCGCTGGCGGAGCTGGAGAAGACGACGCAGGCGCTGGGCAGCGAGGGCGAGCCGACCATCCGCGCCCTGCGCGACGTGGCGGAAAACACCTCCAAGCTGGTCCGGCAGGCCGAGAAGACTCTCAGCAGCGCGGACGGGCTGGTCAACTCGTCCCGCCCAGCGGTCAGCGACCTGCAGGGGCTGGTGCGCGAACTAACCGCTGCGGCCCGCTCCATCCGCGGCCTGACCGACTATCTTGAACGCCATCCCGAAGCCCTGATCCGGGGCAAACGCGGTTGA
- a CDS encoding dicarboxylate/amino acid:cation symporter: MHAQGQPQKKPFYMNLTVQVLTAITIGILLGHFYPALAVQMKPLGDVFIKMIKMVIGPIVFLTVVTGISSIGDMKKVGKVGGKAILYFEIVTTFALGLGLLVVNLLKPGSGMNIQAGSLKADAVAKYATEAQNHTTIDFLVNIVPDNVIGAFVKGDMLQILFFAVIFGVALSAMGQKGKVVEDMFEKVSHALFGVIGILMRVAPLGAFGAMSFTIGKYGVSSLTSLGQLMAAVYITMALFVFVVLGSIARLYNFSLLTFLRYIKDELLIVLGTSSSESVLPRMMEKMQKFGCSKHVVGLVIPTGYSFNLDGTSIYLSMAAIFIAQAFNIDLTIWQQLTILGLLMLTSKGAAAVTGGGFVTLAATLSATGHLPIEGLALLLGVDRFMSEARAITNLIGNGVATIVVAKMEGEFDESKAVAEYQEHFKEPALARI; encoded by the coding sequence ATGCACGCCCAAGGGCAGCCCCAGAAAAAGCCATTCTACATGAACCTGACGGTTCAGGTTCTGACCGCGATCACCATTGGCATTCTGCTCGGCCATTTCTATCCGGCTCTTGCGGTGCAGATGAAGCCGCTGGGCGACGTCTTCATCAAGATGATCAAGATGGTCATCGGCCCGATCGTCTTCCTGACCGTGGTCACCGGCATCTCCTCGATCGGCGACATGAAGAAGGTCGGCAAGGTCGGCGGCAAGGCGATCCTCTACTTCGAGATCGTCACCACCTTCGCCCTGGGGCTCGGCCTTCTGGTCGTCAATCTGTTGAAGCCGGGCTCGGGGATGAACATCCAGGCCGGCTCGCTGAAGGCCGACGCCGTCGCCAAATACGCGACCGAGGCGCAGAACCACACGACCATCGACTTCCTGGTCAACATCGTCCCGGACAACGTCATCGGCGCCTTCGTCAAGGGCGACATGCTGCAGATCCTGTTCTTCGCGGTGATCTTCGGCGTCGCGCTGTCCGCCATGGGCCAGAAAGGCAAGGTGGTCGAGGACATGTTCGAGAAGGTGTCGCACGCCCTGTTCGGCGTGATCGGCATCCTGATGCGCGTCGCCCCGCTGGGTGCCTTCGGCGCCATGTCCTTCACCATCGGCAAGTACGGCGTGTCGTCTCTGACCTCGCTTGGCCAGCTGATGGCGGCGGTCTACATCACGATGGCGCTGTTCGTCTTCGTCGTGCTGGGCAGCATCGCCCGCCTGTACAACTTCAGCCTCCTGACCTTCCTGCGCTACATCAAGGACGAACTGCTGATCGTGCTCGGCACCTCCTCGTCGGAGTCCGTGCTGCCGCGCATGATGGAGAAGATGCAGAAGTTCGGCTGCTCCAAGCACGTCGTCGGGCTCGTCATCCCCACCGGCTATTCGTTCAACCTCGACGGCACCTCGATCTACCTGTCGATGGCCGCGATCTTCATCGCCCAGGCCTTCAACATCGACCTGACGATCTGGCAGCAGCTCACCATTCTCGGCCTGCTGATGCTGACCTCCAAGGGTGCGGCGGCGGTCACCGGCGGCGGCTTCGTGACGCTGGCGGCCACCCTGTCGGCCACCGGCCACCTGCCGATCGAGGGGCTGGCGCTGCTGCTGGGTGTGGACCGCTTCATGTCGGAAGCCCGCGCCATCACCAACCTGATCGGCAACGGTGTCGCCACCATCGTGGTCGCCAAGATGGAAGGCGAGTTCGACGAGAGCAAGGCGGTCGCCGAGTACCAGGAGCACTTCAAGGAACCGGCCCTGGCCCGCATCTGA
- a CDS encoding paraquat-inducible protein A codes for MTAPDHPILLCHDCGAPHALPPALPGHRAECHRCGAVLRHFRTGGLGHAVALAIASTILFVTANLFPILTFELEGRAQTATLLSGSVALWDGGYEVLGVLVFFVLFLAPLAQVLGTLYVVMPLAAGRTAAPGAAWTFRTVARLRRWAMAEVFLLGLIVAYVKLSDLAELEPGASLAALVAFILVQVWGEASLSPFEVWERIAPQTRVAQAGNADPERLTACHDCRQVVAGSEGACPRCGARLHHRKPNSLPRGWALISAATILYIPANLLPIMTVVYFGAGQPDTILSGVEALIAAEMWPVALLVFFASITVPVLKLIGLAYLLWTVQRGSPKRQRDRTRLYRLIEGVGRWSMVDIFMISLLAALVQLGAIATIHAELGAVAFAAVVIITMLASESFDPRLIWDAPHHQAKRQDSSHD; via the coding sequence ATGACCGCACCAGACCACCCGATCCTGCTCTGCCACGACTGCGGAGCGCCGCACGCCCTGCCGCCGGCCTTGCCCGGCCATCGCGCGGAATGCCACCGCTGCGGGGCGGTGCTGCGCCATTTCCGGACCGGCGGGCTGGGGCACGCGGTGGCCCTCGCCATCGCCTCGACCATTCTGTTCGTCACCGCCAACCTGTTCCCGATCCTGACCTTCGAGCTGGAGGGGCGGGCGCAGACGGCGACTCTGCTCAGCGGCTCGGTGGCGCTGTGGGACGGCGGCTACGAGGTGCTGGGCGTCCTGGTCTTCTTCGTGCTGTTCCTGGCGCCTCTGGCGCAGGTGCTCGGCACGCTTTACGTCGTGATGCCGCTCGCCGCCGGGCGGACGGCGGCGCCGGGCGCGGCCTGGACCTTCCGGACGGTGGCGCGGCTGCGCCGCTGGGCGATGGCCGAGGTCTTCCTGCTCGGCCTGATCGTCGCCTATGTGAAGCTGTCCGATCTGGCGGAACTGGAGCCAGGGGCGTCGCTGGCCGCCTTGGTCGCCTTCATCCTGGTGCAGGTGTGGGGGGAGGCGTCGCTCAGCCCCTTCGAGGTGTGGGAGCGAATCGCGCCCCAGACCCGCGTGGCCCAGGCGGGCAACGCCGATCCGGAACGGCTGACCGCCTGCCACGACTGCCGTCAGGTGGTGGCCGGATCGGAGGGCGCGTGCCCGCGCTGCGGCGCCCGTCTGCACCACCGCAAGCCGAACAGCCTGCCGCGCGGCTGGGCGCTGATCTCCGCGGCGACGATCCTCTACATTCCGGCGAACCTGCTGCCGATCATGACGGTGGTCTATTTCGGCGCCGGCCAGCCCGACACCATCCTGTCCGGTGTGGAGGCGCTGATCGCGGCGGAGATGTGGCCGGTGGCCCTGCTGGTCTTCTTCGCCAGCATCACCGTGCCGGTGCTGAAGCTGATCGGGCTGGCCTATCTGCTGTGGACGGTGCAGCGGGGCTCGCCGAAGCGGCAGCGCGACCGCACGCGGCTCTACCGATTGATCGAGGGGGTTGGGCGCTGGTCCATGGTGGACATCTTCATGATCTCGCTTCTGGCAGCCCTGGTCCAGTTGGGTGCCATCGCCACCATCCACGCGGAGTTGGGCGCCGTCGCCTTCGCCGCGGTCGTCATCATCACCATGCTGGCCTCGGAGTCCTTCGATCCGCGGCTGATCTGGGACGCGCCGCACCATCAGGCTAAGCGGCAGGACTCTTCCCATGACTGA
- a CDS encoding tetratricopeptide repeat protein, producing MSPDAPSRDDLSSLTAQAVRHHAEGRLAEAVTAYTDALRLDRRNPALLYGFGLVLRDLGQMDGAATCFEAAFALDLRFVDAADSLGTLRAGQGRFAEAEACHRAALAHGADRATFWNNLANALSRQGRAAAALAAWRRAVLLDPALPEGLSNLGGGLRDAERLDEAERAHRRALRLMPGEPQANNNFGHALQARLRHTEAASLFRRALALDPGYAAALCNLGLTVQRLGDDGLAERLYGRALRVVPDLPLARFNQGLLHLERGELAEGWAGYGWRFASGQAGGARQPRLPAWRGEDLTGKRLLIWGEQGVGDTILFSSLCGEAIARARSVVIETDRRLVPLFARSFPAALVRAARSDAEAVPDCDLHTPIGSLARVFRRDLSDFAGHAGGWLVPDPLRVAFWQERVAALGPGLRVGIGWRSALMTESRRSAYSRLDEWGALFAVPGVVFVTLQYGACEAERAAAEAHFGVAIHRWDDLDLTDDFDGTAALMASLDLVIAPATAVGELAAALGVPVWRFGGRDWTQLGSAVRPWFPAQRLFRPQAGEDISGVLSRMAGQLARRPT from the coding sequence ATGAGTCCCGACGCCCCTTCCCGCGATGACCTCTCCAGTCTGACAGCCCAGGCCGTCCGCCATCACGCCGAAGGTCGGCTGGCCGAGGCGGTGACCGCCTACACCGACGCCTTGCGGCTGGATCGCCGAAACCCGGCGCTGCTCTACGGTTTCGGGCTGGTGCTGCGCGATCTCGGACAAATGGACGGGGCCGCCACATGCTTCGAGGCGGCCTTCGCCCTTGATCTCCGGTTCGTGGACGCGGCCGACAGCCTTGGCACGCTGCGCGCCGGGCAGGGCCGTTTCGCGGAGGCCGAAGCCTGCCACCGCGCCGCTCTGGCCCACGGTGCCGACCGGGCGACGTTCTGGAACAATCTGGCCAACGCGCTGAGCCGGCAAGGCCGGGCCGCCGCCGCCCTGGCGGCGTGGCGACGCGCCGTCCTGCTCGATCCGGCCTTGCCGGAAGGGCTGTCCAACCTTGGCGGTGGACTGCGCGACGCCGAGCGGCTGGACGAGGCCGAGCGGGCGCACCGCCGCGCGCTGCGGCTGATGCCGGGCGAACCGCAGGCCAACAACAACTTCGGCCACGCGCTGCAGGCGCGGCTGCGCCATACGGAGGCGGCCAGTTTGTTCCGCCGCGCCCTGGCGCTCGACCCTGGCTACGCGGCGGCGCTCTGCAATCTCGGCCTGACGGTGCAGCGCCTGGGCGATGACGGGCTGGCGGAGCGCCTGTACGGGCGGGCGCTGCGCGTGGTGCCCGATCTGCCGCTGGCCCGGTTCAACCAGGGCTTGCTGCATTTGGAGCGCGGCGAGCTGGCGGAGGGCTGGGCCGGCTATGGCTGGCGCTTTGCGTCCGGTCAGGCGGGTGGGGCGCGGCAGCCGCGGCTGCCCGCATGGCGTGGCGAGGATCTGACGGGGAAGCGCCTGCTGATCTGGGGCGAGCAGGGGGTGGGCGACACCATCCTGTTCTCCTCCCTCTGCGGGGAGGCCATCGCCCGCGCCCGCTCCGTGGTGATCGAGACCGACCGGCGGCTGGTGCCGCTGTTTGCCCGCTCCTTTCCCGCCGCTCTGGTCCGTGCCGCGCGGTCCGACGCCGAGGCCGTGCCCGATTGCGATCTGCACACGCCCATCGGCTCCCTGGCGCGGGTCTTCCGTCGTGACCTGTCCGACTTCGCCGGTCATGCCGGCGGCTGGCTGGTCCCCGACCCGCTTCGAGTGGCGTTTTGGCAGGAGCGGGTGGCGGCGCTCGGCCCCGGCCTTCGCGTGGGGATCGGCTGGCGCAGCGCGCTGATGACCGAATCGCGCCGCAGCGCTTACAGCCGGCTCGACGAGTGGGGCGCGCTGTTCGCCGTGCCGGGGGTGGTCTTCGTCACTCTTCAGTATGGCGCGTGCGAGGCCGAGCGGGCGGCGGCGGAGGCACACTTCGGCGTTGCCATCCACCGCTGGGACGATCTCGACCTGACCGACGACTTCGACGGGACGGCGGCGCTGATGGCGAGCCTGGATCTGGTGATCGCGCCCGCCACGGCGGTGGGGGAGTTGGCGGCGGCGCTCGGCGTGCCCGTCTGGCGCTTCGGCGGGCGGGATTGGACCCAACTCGGCAGTGCGGTGCGCCCCTGGTTCCCGGCGCAGCGCCTGTTCCGGCCGCAGGCCGGAGAGGACATCTCTGGCGTGCTGAGTCGAATGGCTGGACAACTCGCTCGCCGCCCTACCTGA